A portion of the Cryptomeria japonica chromosome 5, Sugi_1.0, whole genome shotgun sequence genome contains these proteins:
- the LOC131875655 gene encoding oxoglutarate-dependent flavonoid 7-O-demethylase 1-like, which produces MFNSAIVFDPSTGTSKRFSVAIVQELASQNLQKLPQRYIRSEKERPNTFLLPHLDIPVIDMDMFLRDSDLCRQKELEKLGTACQQWGFFQAVNHGIPLSLLERMKGIVKKFIQLPLEEKLKYKIQEIEGYGQTFVASDDQILDWADAMSLTTLPPENRKMDFWPTKLSDFRETVDQYALEIQKFGETVLCHLSENAGLKPDHFINMCGKMIQYIRLNYYPSCPRPDLVLGLSPHSDSGCLTVLLQDDGIVGLQICKDGEWIPVQPIRGALVINIGDMLEYSTGQSQTWTEIESPLPCFVIQVRKQKWVLLLSS; this is translated from the exons ATGTTTAACTCAGCCATAGTGTTTGATCCCTCCACTGGAACTTCAAAAAGGTTTTCAGTTGCCATTGTTCAGGAACTCGCATCTCAAAACCTTCAAAAACTTCCTCAAAGATATATTAGATCAGAGAAAGAGCGCCCAAATACCTTTCTTCTTCCTCATTTGGACATCCCTGTGATTGATATGGACATGTTCTTGAGAGATTCGGATCTCTGCAGGCAAAAGGAACTAGAAAAACTTGGTACTGCATGCCAGCAATGGGGATTTTTTCAG GCTGTGAACCATGGAATTCCTCTGTCTCTGTTGGAAAGAATGAAGGGAATTGTAAAGAAATTTATTCAACTACCATTGGAGGAAAAACTCAAGTACAAAATACAAGAGATTGAAGGCTATGGCCAGACTTTTGTAGCCTCAGATGACCAAATACTGGACTGGGCAGATGCAATGTCCTTGACAACCCTACCTCCAGAGAATAGAAAAATGGAtttttggcctacaaagctatcAGATTTTAG AGAAACCGTGGATCAATACGCACTTGAAATTCAAAAGTTTGGGGAAACAGTTCTTTGCCATCTATCAGAGAACGCTGGGCTAAAACCAGACCATTTCATTAACATGTGTGGGAAAATGATACAGTACATACGATTGAATTACTACCCATCCTGCCCAAGACCAGATCTGGTTTTAGGGTTAAGCCCTCATTCAGATTCAGGTTGTTTGACAGTATTGTTGCAGGATGATGGGATAGTGGGGCTACAGATCTGTAAGGATGGTGAATGGATTCCTGTTCAACCCATCCGTGGTGCCCTGGTTATCAATATTGGGGACATGCTTGAG TATAGCACAGGGCAGTCACAAACATGGACAGAGATCGAATCTCCATTGCCATGTTTTGTAATCCAAGTGAGGAAACAGAAGTGGGTCCTGCTCCTGAGCTCATAG